One stretch of Carassius carassius chromosome 18, fCarCar2.1, whole genome shotgun sequence DNA includes these proteins:
- the LOC132092601 gene encoding proteasome subunit alpha type-7: MAARYDRAITVFSPDGHLFQVEYAQEAVKKGSTAVGIRGKDIVVLGVEKKSVAKLQEERTVRKICALDEHVCMAFAGLTADARIVINRARVECQSHRLTVEDPVTVEYITRYIATLKQRYTQSNGRRPFGISALIVGFDYDGTPRLYQTDPSGTYHAWKANAIGRSAKTVREFLEKNYTDEAIASDNDAIKLAIKALLEVVQSGGKNIELAVIRRNQPLKILESKEIETLVAEIEKEKEEEAEKKKQKKSS; encoded by the exons ATGGCAGCTAGATATGACAGAGCTATAACAGTGTTTTCTCCCGATGGTCACCTGTTTCAGGTGGAATATGCTCAGGAAGCAGTAAAGAAGGGCTCCACAGCA GTTGGCATCAGGGGGAAGGATATTGTTGTGCTGGGTGTTGAGAAGAAGTCTGTGGCAAAGCTTCAGGAGGAGAGGACAGTCAGGAAGATCTGTGCTCTAGATGAACATGTGTGCATGGCCTTTGCAG GTCTGACCGCAGATGCCAGGATTGTCATAAACAGAGCTAGAGTAGAGTGCCAGAGCCACAGACTGACAGTGGAGGACCCCGTTACTGTGGAGTACATCACCCGCTACATCGCCACACTCAAACAG CGCTACACTCAAAGCAACGGACGCCGTCCCTTTGGTATCTCAGCCCTGATCGTTGGTTTCGACTATGATGGGACTCCACGCCTGTATCAGACGGACCCCTCTGGAACATACCACGCATGGAAG GCAAATGCTATCGGACGCAGTGCGAAGACGGTGAGGgagtttttggagaaaaactaCACGGATGAAGCCATCGCAAGCGATAATGATGCCATCAAACTGGCCATCAAAGCTTTACTAGAG GTTGTGCAATCCGGGGGCAAGAACATCGAGCTGGCTGTGATTCGAAGAAACCAGCCCCTAAAG ATTCTGGAGTCCAAAGAGATTGAGACGCTGGTCGCCGAAATAGAaaaggagaaagaggaggaggcagagaagaagaagcagaagaaaTCTTCGTAA
- the LOC132092603 gene encoding BTB/POZ domain-containing protein KCTD1-like isoform X2 encodes MFQENHSNSVGMSTRPILAHSPVSPLSTAGIPTPAQLTKTNAPVHIDVGGHMYTSSLATLTKYPESRIGRLFDGTEPIVLDSLKQHYFIDRDGHMFRYILNFLRTSKLLIPDDFKDYSLLYEEARYFQLQPLQAELERWRSEQDSRYTSRMCECVVVRVAPELGERITLSGDKALIEDIFPEIGDVMCNSVNAGWNHDSTHVIRFPLNGYCHLNSVQVLERLQQRGFEIAASCGGGVDSTQFSEYVLRREIKRSHRGVTTSVIRIKQEPLD; translated from the exons gagaaTCACAGTAACAGTGTGGGCATGTCGACTCGGCCGATCTTGGCACATTCGCCGGTCTCCCCGCTTAGTACAGCTGGCATCCCTACACCTGCACAGCTCACGAAGACCAATGCACCGGTCCACATTGATGTAGGGGGTCACATGTACACCAGCAGCCTGGCCACATTAACCAAATACCCAGAGTCCAG GATTGGTCGTTTGTTTGATGGCACGGAGCCCATTGTATTGGACAGCCTGAAGCAACATTATTTTATAGATCGCGATGGACACATGTTCCGCTACATATTAAACTTCCTCAGGACCTCAAAACTGCTCATTCCAGATGACTTTAAG gACTACTCTCTGCTGTACGAGGAGGCCCGATATTTCCAGCTGCAGCCTCTGCAGGCTGAGCTGGAGCGCTGGCGTTCGGAGCAGGACTCTAGGTACACATCacgcatgtgtgagtgtgtggtagTGCGCGTGGCCCCCGAGCTGGGAGAGAGGATAACACTCAGTGGTGACAAAGCCCTCATCGAGGACATCTTTCCAGAGATAGGAGACGTCATGTGCAACTCCGTCAACGCAGGCTGGAACCACGATTCCACTCACGTCATACGCTTCCCTCTAAACGGATACTGCCACCTCAACTCTGTACAG GTTCTGGAGCGACTGCAGCAAAGAGGTTTTGAGATCGCTGCTTCTTGTGGAGGTGGTGTGGACTCAACCCAGTTCAGTGAGTACGTTCTGAGGAGAGAGATCAAAAGAAGTCACCGTGGGGTCACGACCTCCGTCATTCGAATCAAACAGGAACCGCTGGATTAG